From Granulicella sp. WH15, the proteins below share one genomic window:
- a CDS encoding M1 family aminopeptidase, with amino-acid sequence MIRNKTLRQHAFPVALFAALASTGLRAQSPEAVPAEPAPPPGQVLFSTDAVKAAPASTTAPDKAPDTPVTDAERSSVAITATDLDLHLAAPHAEAQATLTIRNIGSAPLVRIPLQLSSALRWQSIAAGSASGLRPVPFTQSPIATDTDHTGYAQEAVLTPVEPLAPDATLTLTIFYAGDLRQSAARLELLGSPADRAAFADWDQAAADWIGLRGFGNVLWYPVAAPTALLGDANRLFEVVGQQRLQQESATFHLRLTVEYAGEAPSVAIFNGRTQPLDKLDDTQDAPVAETHGVATADFGTHPTGFRSPSLFVPPQPAVVTGGELLAVVTPISESIEPLAAAAAEVQPLLQDWLGPTPTQPLTVLDHPGQSFEDDALLVTPLDPNATADDLSAQAVHGLAHSWLRSSQPWINEGVAQFMNLLWIERKLGRPAVVAELQHQATLVALAEPDLTTPKASATESSSQSTELGQPLVHSSSEVFFRNKAAAVFWQLRDIVGDDTLKRALQAYRHSEQLNPAFDTDPKAFQHTLERLAKRDLNWFFDDWVYRDRSLPDLTILSVAPRPLPDRPGKNAGYLVAVEVHNEGDAVAEVPVTVRNGTFTATERLRIPGGGTASTRIVFEGAPDQVQVNDGTVPELRNSIHTREVQVKITRP; translated from the coding sequence GTGATCCGAAACAAAACCCTCCGGCAGCACGCCTTTCCCGTTGCTCTTTTCGCCGCTCTTGCAAGCACCGGGCTGCGTGCTCAGTCTCCGGAGGCCGTACCGGCCGAGCCGGCGCCGCCTCCCGGTCAGGTGCTTTTCTCGACCGACGCCGTCAAGGCAGCACCAGCCTCCACGACCGCGCCGGACAAAGCTCCCGACACGCCTGTCACCGACGCCGAGCGCAGCTCCGTTGCGATCACCGCGACCGACCTCGACCTGCATCTGGCGGCTCCGCACGCCGAGGCCCAGGCCACGCTGACGATCCGCAACATCGGCTCCGCGCCGCTGGTCCGGATTCCGTTGCAGCTCTCGAGCGCGTTGCGCTGGCAGAGCATCGCTGCTGGCTCCGCGAGCGGCCTGCGCCCCGTGCCGTTCACGCAGTCGCCCATCGCGACGGACACCGACCACACCGGCTACGCGCAGGAGGCGGTGCTCACCCCCGTCGAGCCGCTCGCGCCCGACGCAACCCTCACCCTCACCATCTTTTACGCTGGCGACCTGCGCCAGTCAGCCGCTCGGCTGGAGCTTCTCGGCTCCCCCGCAGACCGCGCCGCCTTCGCCGACTGGGACCAGGCCGCAGCGGATTGGATCGGCCTGCGCGGCTTCGGCAACGTCCTTTGGTATCCGGTCGCGGCACCCACGGCGCTGCTCGGCGATGCCAACCGGCTCTTCGAGGTCGTCGGCCAGCAGCGCCTCCAGCAGGAGTCCGCGACCTTCCACCTCCGGCTCACGGTAGAGTACGCGGGCGAAGCCCCCAGCGTAGCCATCTTCAACGGCCGTACGCAGCCGCTCGACAAGCTCGACGATACCCAGGACGCCCCGGTCGCCGAGACCCACGGCGTCGCCACCGCCGACTTTGGCACGCATCCCACCGGCTTCCGCAGCCCCAGCCTCTTCGTGCCGCCGCAGCCTGCGGTCGTCACCGGCGGCGAGCTGCTGGCAGTGGTTACGCCAATCTCCGAGTCCATCGAACCGCTGGCCGCTGCCGCCGCAGAGGTGCAGCCGCTGCTGCAAGACTGGCTTGGACCGACGCCCACGCAGCCGCTGACGGTGCTCGACCACCCCGGCCAGTCCTTCGAGGACGATGCCCTGCTGGTCACGCCGCTCGACCCCAACGCCACGGCGGACGATCTCTCCGCGCAGGCGGTCCACGGGCTGGCTCACTCATGGCTGCGCTCGTCGCAGCCGTGGATCAACGAGGGAGTCGCCCAATTTATGAACCTGCTCTGGATCGAGCGCAAACTCGGACGCCCGGCGGTGGTCGCCGAGCTTCAGCACCAGGCCACGCTGGTCGCGCTCGCCGAGCCGGATCTCACCACCCCTAAAGCCTCGGCCACCGAATCCAGCTCCCAGTCCACGGAGTTGGGACAGCCGCTCGTCCACAGCAGCTCCGAGGTCTTCTTCCGCAACAAGGCCGCCGCCGTCTTCTGGCAATTGCGCGATATCGTCGGCGACGACACCCTCAAACGCGCCTTGCAGGCTTATCGTCATAGCGAGCAGCTCAACCCCGCTTTCGACACCGATCCCAAAGCCTTTCAGCACACGCTCGAGCGCCTAGCCAAGCGCGATCTGAACTGGTTCTTCGACGACTGGGTCTACCGCGACCGCAGCCTGCCCGACCTCACCATCCTGAGCGTGGCCCCGCGCCCTCTGCCCGACAGGCCGGGCAAGAACGCGGGCTACCTGGTCGCGGTGGAGGTACACAACGAGGGTGACGCCGTCGCCGAGGTGCCGGTGACGGTGCGCAACGGCACCTTTACGGCCACCGAGCGGCTGCGTATTCCCGGCGGCGGCACGGCCTCCACCCGCATCGTCTTCGAGGGCGCGCCGGACCAGGTGCAGGTGAACGACGGCACGGTTCCGGAGCTGAGAAACAGCATCCACACCCGCGAAGTGCAGGTAAAGATCACGCGGCCATAA
- the glmS gene encoding glutamine--fructose-6-phosphate transaminase (isomerizing): MCGIVGYIGPKSVVPVIIEGLRRLEYRGYDSAGIAVGGAPEAPGELALRRAPGKLKNLEAVIAQSPLHGTFGIGHTRWATHGRPTEENAHPHRDGTGTLVVVHNGIVENYLSLKQGLIAKGHRFQSETDTEIIAHLIQDELELHAAQHAAGHTAEAAETNESTAALTSSAFEILPLEEAVRRAVKRLTGAFAIGVLSAHSPNKLVAARMGPPAVLGIGEGEFFLASDVPGILHHTRNIHFLQDGEVATLTLDGITLTDFHGAPLPLRVQRITWDPIQAEKAGYKHFMLKEINEQPRAVRDTTLGRVSLDTGEVFLPDMQITAEEFRTTTGITIAACGTSWHSGLAAKFMIERLARLPVDVDYASEYRYRDPIPDATMLGLLITQSGETADTIAAQQELIRKGSKTLAICNVVGSAITRAAAGTITTNAGPEIGVASTKAFTGQLTALFVFALYLAQQRGTVSSAESLHLVTELARIPGKIEEILRSVDDQCHQLAKSFSTARDFLFLGRGIHYPIALEGALKLKEISYIHAEGYPAGEMKHGPNALIDETLPVVCIATKDPADPSSVLKYEKTLSNIQEVTARSGRVIAIAIEGDHEIQQLVEHVIYIPAAPELLLPILEVVPLQLLAYHIAVRRGCDVDQPRNLAKSVTVE; encoded by the coding sequence ATGTGCGGAATCGTCGGTTACATCGGTCCCAAGTCAGTCGTCCCCGTCATCATTGAAGGTCTTCGCCGCCTCGAGTACCGTGGCTACGACTCCGCAGGCATCGCCGTCGGCGGCGCACCCGAAGCCCCCGGAGAACTGGCCCTCCGCCGTGCCCCCGGCAAGCTCAAGAACCTCGAAGCCGTCATCGCACAGTCGCCGCTGCACGGCACCTTCGGCATCGGCCACACCCGCTGGGCCACGCACGGCCGCCCCACCGAGGAGAACGCCCACCCTCACCGCGACGGCACCGGCACCCTCGTCGTCGTCCACAACGGCATCGTCGAGAACTACCTCTCGCTCAAGCAGGGCCTCATCGCCAAGGGCCACCGCTTCCAGTCTGAGACCGACACCGAGATCATCGCGCACCTGATCCAGGACGAGCTGGAACTGCACGCGGCTCAACACGCGGCTGGGCACACCGCCGAGGCCGCCGAGACCAACGAGTCCACGGCAGCCCTTACCTCCTCGGCCTTCGAGATCCTGCCGCTCGAAGAGGCCGTCCGCCGCGCCGTCAAGCGCCTCACCGGAGCCTTCGCCATCGGCGTCCTCTCGGCGCACTCGCCCAACAAGCTCGTAGCCGCCCGCATGGGCCCGCCCGCCGTCCTCGGCATCGGCGAAGGCGAGTTCTTCCTCGCCTCCGACGTCCCCGGCATCCTCCACCACACCCGCAACATCCACTTCCTGCAAGACGGCGAGGTCGCCACCCTCACCCTCGACGGCATCACCCTCACCGACTTCCACGGCGCGCCCCTGCCGCTGCGGGTGCAGCGCATCACCTGGGACCCCATCCAGGCCGAAAAAGCGGGCTACAAGCACTTCATGCTCAAGGAGATCAACGAGCAGCCCCGCGCCGTCCGCGACACCACGCTGGGCCGCGTCTCGCTCGACACCGGCGAGGTCTTCCTGCCCGACATGCAGATCACCGCCGAGGAGTTCCGCACCACCACCGGCATCACCATCGCGGCCTGCGGCACCTCGTGGCACAGCGGCCTCGCGGCCAAGTTCATGATCGAGCGCCTGGCCCGCCTGCCGGTCGATGTCGACTATGCCAGCGAGTACCGCTACCGCGACCCCATCCCGGACGCCACCATGCTGGGCCTGCTCATCACCCAGTCGGGCGAGACGGCCGACACCATCGCCGCCCAGCAGGAGCTGATCCGCAAAGGCTCGAAGACGCTGGCCATCTGCAACGTCGTCGGCTCGGCGATCACGCGCGCGGCGGCGGGCACCATCACCACCAACGCCGGCCCTGAGATCGGCGTAGCCAGCACCAAGGCCTTCACGGGCCAGCTCACGGCGCTCTTCGTCTTCGCGCTGTACCTGGCGCAGCAGCGCGGCACGGTCTCATCTGCGGAGTCGCTCCACCTGGTCACCGAGCTGGCCCGCATCCCCGGCAAGATCGAAGAGATCCTGCGGTCGGTAGACGATCAGTGCCACCAGCTCGCCAAGTCGTTCTCGACGGCCCGCGACTTCCTCTTCCTGGGCCGCGGCATCCACTACCCCATCGCGCTCGAGGGCGCTTTGAAGCTGAAGGAGATCAGCTACATCCACGCCGAGGGCTACCCTGCGGGCGAGATGAAGCACGGCCCCAACGCCCTCATCGACGAGACGCTACCGGTGGTCTGCATCGCCACCAAGGACCCTGCGGACCCGTCGAGCGTGCTGAAGTACGAGAAGACCCTCTCGAACATCCAGGAGGTCACAGCCCGCTCGGGCCGCGTCATCGCCATCGCCATCGAGGGCGACCATGAGATCCAACAGCTAGTCGAGCACGTCATCTACATCCCCGCCGCCCCGGAGCTGCTACTGCCCATCCTCGAAGTAGTCCCCCTGCAACTCCTCGCCTACCACATCGCCGTAAGAAGAGGCTGCGATGTGGATCAGCCCAGGAATCTGGCGAAGAGCGTAACAGTGGAGTAG
- a CDS encoding glycosyltransferase family 2 protein gives MVSILILTKNEQQDLPACLASVAWSDDVHVYDSLSTDATVAIAREAGARVTERPFDNWAAHQNWALQNIPFRHPWVLYIDADEIVTLALRDSVLAASENPGDHVAFRIQRRDFFSGTWLRHVQTSPFYMRLFRPEKMRYERLVNPISIPDGPVGQLSGYLDHFPFSKGIGHWVDRHNKYSAFEASQIVTNRRGREPFSLVSAFTEKDFHKRRYHQKELFYRLPARPLIKFLLLYVAKRGFLDGIPGLRYSILQSIYEYFIVLKTEELQQAESEPTKTP, from the coding sequence ATGGTCTCCATCCTAATCCTCACCAAAAACGAGCAACAGGATCTCCCCGCCTGCCTGGCCTCCGTCGCCTGGTCCGACGACGTCCACGTCTACGACTCCCTCAGCACCGACGCGACCGTAGCCATCGCCCGCGAGGCCGGAGCCCGCGTCACCGAGCGCCCCTTCGACAACTGGGCCGCCCACCAGAACTGGGCGCTCCAGAACATCCCCTTCCGCCACCCCTGGGTTCTCTACATCGACGCCGACGAGATCGTCACCCTCGCCCTCCGCGACAGCGTCCTCGCCGCCTCCGAGAACCCCGGCGACCACGTCGCCTTCCGCATTCAGCGCCGCGATTTCTTCTCCGGAACCTGGCTCCGCCACGTCCAGACCTCGCCCTTCTACATGCGCCTCTTCCGGCCCGAGAAGATGCGTTACGAGCGCCTCGTCAATCCCATCTCCATCCCCGACGGCCCGGTCGGCCAGCTCTCCGGCTACCTCGACCACTTTCCCTTCAGCAAGGGCATCGGCCACTGGGTCGACCGCCACAACAAGTACAGCGCCTTCGAGGCCTCGCAGATCGTTACCAACCGCCGTGGCCGCGAGCCCTTCAGTCTCGTTTCGGCCTTCACCGAGAAGGACTTCCACAAGCGCCGCTACCACCAGAAAGAACTTTTCTACCGTCTGCCCGCGCGTCCGTTAATTAAGTTCCTGCTCCTCTACGTAGCCAAGCGCGGCTTCCTCGACGGCATCCCCGGCCTCCGCTACTCCATCCTGCAATCCATCTACGAGTACTTCATCGTCCTGAAGACCGAAGAGCTGCAACAGGCCGAGTCAGAACCAACAAAGACGCCCTAA
- a CDS encoding zinc ribbon domain-containing protein, whose amino-acid sequence MTTPWSSGKRESGSGDEKAEWNNAGDDLGMIPRWSIVLAVIGFGLMQYLFHYIMPHHKHELLPMRLLMGYSWGTLVASYVLLVGYVSRDVKLRKMPAGLWLLIVIVMPGGIGAVVYFLLRQPLLTRCPHCSTEISSNCHFCPQCQFQVSAVCGRCYRGVQITDIYCELCGHDLAEDHTPARLRAFHD is encoded by the coding sequence ATGACGACGCCTTGGAGTAGTGGGAAGCGAGAATCCGGCAGCGGAGACGAGAAGGCCGAGTGGAACAACGCCGGCGACGATCTGGGCATGATTCCCCGGTGGTCGATCGTGCTGGCCGTTATCGGCTTCGGCTTGATGCAGTACCTGTTCCACTACATCATGCCGCACCATAAGCACGAGCTGCTGCCGATGCGTCTGCTGATGGGCTACTCGTGGGGAACGCTGGTCGCGAGCTATGTGCTGCTGGTGGGCTATGTGAGCCGCGACGTGAAGCTGCGCAAGATGCCCGCCGGGCTGTGGCTGCTGATCGTGATCGTGATGCCGGGCGGAATCGGCGCGGTGGTCTACTTCCTGCTGCGTCAGCCTCTGCTGACGCGCTGCCCGCACTGCTCCACCGAGATATCGTCCAACTGCCACTTCTGTCCTCAGTGCCAGTTTCAGGTGTCGGCGGTTTGCGGGCGATGCTATCGCGGAGTTCAGATTACGGATATCTACTGCGAGCTGTGTGGGCACGACCTGGCCGAAGATCACACACCAGCAAGGTTACGCGCCTTCCACGACTGA
- a CDS encoding DUF481 domain-containing protein yields MVANTQVAKAQAAAKAPDTLVFTNGEQITGDLESADSSGIKFKSPMVGEITVVWANIKSLDTSKSFAVIPKNVKLTRRDAVADVPQGAVAATGKDIVVTAPAGSKNVPVADTNLLMPTPDFLKAVHSNPGILHGWAGLATGGVSLVRATQNSTTFNGAIGLVRAEPSATWLPPRSRTSLDYNQSYGTVTQPGVDEIKTNIFHADAERDEYFSPRLFAFGNVAFDHNFSQSLDLQQAYGGGIGITLIKSPVQQLDLRADVHYEKQEFFDTTVGQNENLVGSTFAETYVRHLQKGILLNEFGSVSPAWNNSNAYSAHVNASLVFPVYKGLGFNVTAIDDYLNNAPVGTNQNSTQFNVGVTYTIKPR; encoded by the coding sequence TTGGTCGCGAATACTCAGGTCGCTAAGGCACAGGCAGCCGCCAAGGCCCCCGACACCTTGGTCTTCACCAACGGTGAACAGATCACGGGCGACCTCGAAAGCGCCGACAGCTCCGGCATCAAGTTCAAAAGCCCCATGGTTGGGGAGATCACCGTCGTCTGGGCCAATATCAAGTCCCTCGACACTTCCAAGTCATTTGCCGTCATCCCCAAGAACGTGAAGCTTACCCGCCGGGACGCGGTAGCTGATGTTCCCCAGGGCGCGGTCGCGGCAACCGGCAAGGATATCGTTGTCACAGCTCCGGCTGGCTCCAAGAACGTTCCGGTGGCCGACACCAACCTGCTCATGCCCACGCCCGACTTCCTCAAGGCCGTCCACAGCAACCCGGGCATCCTGCACGGCTGGGCCGGACTGGCCACGGGCGGTGTAAGCCTGGTGCGCGCCACTCAGAACTCCACGACCTTCAATGGAGCCATCGGCCTGGTACGCGCCGAGCCGAGCGCCACCTGGCTGCCGCCCCGCTCGCGCACGTCGCTCGACTACAACCAGTCCTACGGTACGGTCACGCAGCCGGGAGTTGACGAGATCAAGACCAACATCTTCCACGCCGATGCGGAGCGGGACGAGTACTTCAGCCCGCGCCTGTTCGCCTTCGGCAACGTCGCCTTCGACCACAACTTCTCGCAGTCCCTGGACCTGCAGCAGGCATACGGCGGCGGTATCGGTATCACGCTCATCAAGTCTCCCGTGCAGCAGTTGGATCTTCGGGCCGACGTGCACTATGAGAAGCAGGAGTTCTTCGATACCACGGTGGGCCAGAACGAGAACCTGGTCGGATCGACCTTTGCCGAGACTTATGTCCGTCATCTGCAGAAGGGCATCCTCCTCAACGAGTTCGGCAGCGTCTCGCCGGCGTGGAACAACAGCAACGCCTACTCGGCGCACGTCAACGCGAGCCTGGTCTTCCCGGTGTACAAGGGGTTGGGCTTCAACGTGACGGCTATCGACGACTACCTGAACAACGCGCCCGTCGGCACCAACCAGAACTCCACCCAGTTCAACGTGGGCGTCACCTACACCATCAAACCCCGGTAA
- the rlmB gene encoding 23S rRNA (guanosine(2251)-2'-O)-methyltransferase RlmB, translating to MEVLYGLHPVEEAIRSGSRRLDYVLVSRDRRDKGDDRLQRIIDLCKAAGVRCSVESKDQLTRIARTDAHQGAVAAVRERQFLAIEDLIAAPPRFNRKFYLALDGVEDPHNLGALLRSADGAGVDGVLLPDRRSAPISGVVAKTSAGASEHVPIARVTNLVRSLEQLKKANTWVLGLDERGTPDYTDFDFNTDCVLVLGSEGTGLHDLVKKTCDHLLRIPMAGSVSSLNVSVAGAVVMYEALRQRRSPLAPPAVVAKPVKPRKGLGS from the coding sequence ATGGAAGTTCTCTACGGCCTCCACCCTGTCGAGGAGGCTATCCGCTCAGGCAGCCGCCGTCTCGACTACGTGCTCGTCTCTCGCGACCGCCGCGACAAGGGCGACGACCGGCTCCAGCGCATCATCGATCTGTGCAAGGCAGCCGGTGTGCGCTGCTCGGTCGAATCGAAGGATCAGCTTACCCGCATCGCCCGCACCGACGCCCACCAGGGCGCGGTGGCCGCGGTGCGTGAGCGCCAGTTTCTGGCCATTGAAGACCTGATCGCCGCGCCGCCGCGCTTCAATCGCAAGTTCTACCTGGCGCTCGACGGCGTGGAAGACCCGCACAACCTGGGCGCGTTGCTGCGCTCGGCCGATGGCGCGGGCGTGGACGGCGTCCTGTTGCCGGATCGGCGATCCGCGCCTATCAGCGGCGTGGTGGCCAAGACCTCGGCCGGTGCGTCCGAACATGTGCCCATCGCCCGCGTCACCAACCTGGTGCGTTCGCTCGAGCAGCTCAAGAAGGCCAACACCTGGGTGCTGGGGCTCGATGAGCGCGGCACGCCCGACTACACCGACTTCGACTTCAACACCGACTGCGTGCTGGTATTGGGTTCCGAGGGCACGGGCCTGCACGACCTCGTCAAGAAGACCTGCGACCACCTGCTGCGAATTCCGATGGCGGGCAGCGTCTCCTCGCTGAACGTCTCGGTGGCGGGCGCGGTCGTGATGTACGAGGCGCTGCGCCAGCGCCGATCTCCACTCGCTCCGCCCGCTGTCGTGGCCAAACCCGTAAAACCCCGCAAAGGCCTCGGCTCGTGA
- a CDS encoding RNA polymerase sigma factor, whose amino-acid sequence MITARQILTAEMVATTERENLAIARGLKRNDPELLDQLIELYQHRLLRYLLFLTGKREVAEDLFQETWMRVLLRGAQYNGKARFDTWLFTIARNLVIDLSRKRTMVSLDEMSEAGDDERPFEVALDAPSPLEQFATRESRAEVAEVLLRLEPNYREVLVLRFHEEMSLEEIAGVTQAPLSTVKSRLYRGLAALKPEMEQMRRVRATGSGGL is encoded by the coding sequence ATGATCACGGCACGGCAGATTCTGACTGCGGAGATGGTCGCGACGACTGAGCGCGAAAATCTTGCCATCGCCCGTGGACTGAAGCGCAACGATCCGGAGCTGCTCGATCAACTGATCGAGCTGTACCAGCACCGGCTGCTGCGCTATCTGCTCTTCCTGACCGGCAAGCGCGAGGTGGCCGAAGACCTCTTCCAGGAGACCTGGATGCGGGTGCTGCTGCGCGGCGCGCAGTACAACGGCAAGGCCCGCTTCGACACCTGGCTGTTCACCATCGCGCGCAATTTGGTTATCGACCTCTCGCGCAAGCGTACGATGGTCAGCCTGGACGAGATGAGCGAGGCCGGGGACGACGAGCGGCCGTTCGAAGTCGCGCTCGACGCGCCCTCTCCGCTTGAGCAGTTTGCCACGCGCGAGAGCCGGGCCGAGGTGGCAGAGGTGCTGTTGCGGCTGGAGCCGAACTATCGCGAAGTGTTGGTGCTGCGGTTTCACGAAGAGATGTCGCTCGAAGAGATCGCGGGCGTGACCCAGGCTCCTCTATCGACGGTGAAGTCCAGGCTGTACCGTGGCCTGGCGGCGCTGAAACCGGAGATGGAGCAGATGCGGCGTGTGCGCGCAACCGGAAGCGGGGGGCTATGA
- a CDS encoding Type 1 glutamine amidotransferase-like domain-containing protein has protein sequence MTFGNRTILTRLLSIACMAAALTGVAHAYPPSHGPAKGYLLITGGATEPRDYERLVKMAGGDKANIVVIPNGSVTKPTEQAALQEQYCGAKSPFAAFPGVPCTVIYTNDPKVANTPAFVAPLKKATGVWFVGGRHWRIADAYLDTLTQKELFAMLDRGGVIGGGSAGATIQGSYMVRGSAVPDDNTIMMAPGHEIGLGFVTNATFDQHVDVRHRENDMAVVIKAHPDLLCFGLDQATSITVHGDTVLVNGPKRVAVWDGKDHDGKGYYYLRTGDKLNLVNRVPTFVPHPDEPAAK, from the coding sequence ATGACCTTCGGCAACAGGACTATTTTAACGCGCCTCCTCAGCATCGCGTGCATGGCCGCCGCCCTCACCGGCGTTGCCCACGCCTACCCGCCCTCGCACGGTCCGGCCAAGGGCTACCTCCTCATCACCGGCGGAGCCACCGAGCCCCGCGACTACGAGCGTCTGGTCAAGATGGCTGGAGGCGACAAGGCCAACATCGTTGTCATCCCCAACGGCTCCGTCACCAAGCCCACCGAGCAGGCCGCCCTCCAGGAGCAGTACTGCGGAGCTAAAAGCCCCTTTGCCGCCTTCCCCGGCGTCCCCTGCACCGTCATCTACACCAATGATCCCAAGGTCGCCAATACTCCCGCCTTCGTCGCGCCGCTCAAGAAGGCGACCGGCGTCTGGTTCGTCGGCGGCCGCCACTGGCGCATCGCCGACGCCTACCTCGACACCCTCACCCAGAAGGAGCTCTTCGCCATGCTCGACCGCGGCGGCGTCATCGGCGGCGGCTCCGCCGGAGCCACCATCCAGGGCTCCTACATGGTGCGCGGCTCGGCCGTGCCCGACGACAACACGATCATGATGGCCCCCGGCCATGAGATCGGCCTCGGCTTCGTCACCAACGCCACCTTCGACCAGCACGTCGACGTCCGCCACCGTGAGAACGACATGGCCGTCGTCATCAAGGCCCACCCGGACCTCCTCTGCTTCGGCCTCGATCAGGCCACCTCGATCACCGTCCACGGCGACACCGTTCTGGTCAACGGCCCCAAGCGCGTCGCGGTCTGGGACGGCAAGGACCACGACGGCAAGGGCTACTACTACCTCCGCACCGGCGACAAGCTGAACCTGGTGAACCGGGTTCCGACCTTCGTCCCGCACCCGGACGAGCCTGCCGCCAAGTAG
- a CDS encoding LytTR family DNA-binding domain-containing protein, with protein sequence MILKALIVDDEPLARQELQYLVEAVDGVEVVAIGTNGIEAVDLVRAHRPDLIFLDVQMPGLDGFGVLKKLIDKKMPLPQVVFATAYDRYAVRAFEVNAVDYLLKPFDGDRVRQTITKARARLAATVAEAVEPDQPNDPTPDSPLDANLDAKLDALLRLVEEATQTPRTNPGKIVVRAQNRLLLVDQREICFASIEEGAISVMTTSVDGQSNCRTLEELMEQLDPAMFWRAHRSYVVNIQHIREVVPWFKSSYQLRMDDAKRTEIPVSRSQTKRLRELFNL encoded by the coding sequence ATGATCTTGAAGGCGTTGATCGTCGATGACGAACCACTGGCACGGCAGGAGCTTCAGTATCTCGTAGAGGCAGTCGATGGCGTGGAGGTCGTCGCCATCGGAACCAACGGCATCGAGGCCGTGGATCTGGTCCGCGCGCACCGGCCCGACCTGATCTTTCTCGACGTCCAGATGCCCGGTCTGGACGGCTTCGGCGTGCTGAAGAAGCTGATTGACAAGAAGATGCCGTTGCCGCAGGTGGTCTTCGCCACCGCCTATGACCGCTACGCCGTGCGCGCGTTCGAGGTGAACGCGGTCGATTACCTGCTCAAGCCCTTCGACGGCGACCGCGTGCGCCAGACCATCACCAAGGCCCGGGCCAGACTGGCAGCGACCGTCGCGGAGGCGGTCGAACCCGACCAGCCCAACGACCCGACGCCGGATTCTCCACTGGATGCGAACCTGGACGCCAAACTGGACGCGCTGTTGCGCCTGGTGGAGGAGGCCACTCAGACTCCCCGTACCAACCCCGGCAAGATCGTCGTCCGGGCGCAGAACCGGCTGCTATTGGTGGATCAGCGCGAGATCTGCTTCGCCTCTATCGAAGAGGGCGCGATCTCGGTCATGACGACCTCGGTGGATGGCCAGTCGAACTGCCGCACTCTCGAGGAGCTGATGGAGCAGCTCGACCCAGCGATGTTCTGGCGAGCGCACCGCTCGTATGTGGTCAACATCCAGCACATACGCGAGGTGGTGCCGTGGTTCAAGTCCAGCTACCAGCTACGCATGGACGACGCCAAACGCACCGAAATTCCGGTAAGCCGGTCCCAGACAAAGAGGCTGCGAGAGCTTTTCAATCTGTAA